One Papaver somniferum cultivar HN1 chromosome 10, ASM357369v1, whole genome shotgun sequence genomic window carries:
- the LOC113315565 gene encoding uncharacterized protein LOC113315565, protein MWNTSYDLQILKEFDLKSRKVKHVRIMKIYFQLPGKNELLLCCDGESKGNPGISGYGFIGRNNGGEFFIAVTGGLGIATNFCAEVMVVINAYEWAVSKGFHQLIFRIDSSSVMTSFKQNRIPWYAVSRWKNIYSKVSRWKIIHSYRVVNFSADKLANIKGSL, encoded by the coding sequence ATGTGGAATACATCATATGACCTGCAAATTTTGAAAGAGTTTGATCTTAAGAGCAGAAAAGTTAAACATGTGAGAATTATGAAGATTTACTTCCAATTACCAGGCAAAAATGAATTATTACTCTGTTGTGATGGTGAATCAAAAGGAAATCCAGGAATTTCAGGGTATGGCTTTATAGGGAGAAACAATGGTGGAGAATTTTTCATTGCAGTTACAGGTGGTCTCGGTATTGCAACAAATTTCTGTGCAGAAGTCATGGTAGTAATCAATGCATATGAGTGGGCTGTTAGTAAAGGTTTCCATCAGCTCATATTTAGAATAGATTCATCATCTGTCATGACCTCTTTTAAACAAAACAGAATACCATGGTATGCAGTCAGTAGATGGAAGAATATATACTCTAAAGTTTCTAGATGGAAAATAATTCATAGCTACAGAGTGGTAAACTTCTCTGCAGACAAGCTTGCTAATATAAAGGGGTCACTCTAG